The DNA window TACAATTGACATGGGCGAGACATCCGACCGACCCGATACTCAAGATGACGAGGTTACGGCCGATGCCGGCACTGATTCAGAGGAATTCCTTTCGCTCCTCCCGCACTTTTATCGAGGGAGTGTGAGTCAGACGGTAAGCGCACAGGATCGGCTCGACCGAACAACTGACTGGGCAATCACCCTGATCGCCGCCTTGCTCTCGGTAGTGTTTGCAAGCGAGGATATGCCAGCGTACCTCTTACTGATCGGGCTGATACTGCTGGGTATGTTCCTCTTTTTCGAAGTCCGACGCTATCGGTTCTACGACGTATGGCGGTCTCAAGTCCGGTTCGTTGAGGAGAACGTCTTCGCGAACGCCTTCGATCCCGCAGGCGCCGAACATCATCCGAACTGGAGAGAAGAGATCGGCGACGATCTCCGTCAGCCGACATTCAAGGTCTCATACTTCGAAGCCTTGTCTCGTCGGACCCGTCGGGTGTACGCGTTGCTGTTTGTTGTCGTTGGGCTCGCCTGGGTCTCTAAGATCACCCTCTTTAGCCCCGAATCACAGTGGACTGAGGCCGCGGAGCTCCCGGGGATCCCTGGCCCGGTCGTCGTAACAGCGCTGGCGTTGTTCTATATCGCCCTCTTTTTGATTGCGTTCTGGCCGGGAAAACGCGAGGCAAAAGGAGAAATCCACGAAGTTGAGCCCGGCCATTGGAAGGAGGCGGACGATGAACGTGATTAATCCGTTCCCGATTCATTAGTGATTGGCTGTCAACGACTTGAAGAGGAACAGCAGAATAGCTTCGATCTCTAATAGACAACTCACACGGTAAGTTCGCAGATGTACTGACCGGATGATGTAGTGAATTGGGAACGAAACAAACGGTGCCGCTGTGCTGCATCCATCCTCTACATATTGCACGTCACTTTTGACATCTCCTCGGTAGTTCGAACGGAGTCTGCTGAATCCATAGCGCGAATGTCGCACGAAGGCTAACTCGACTTACGAAGGTGGTGATCGCTCAGTGAAGGAGAAATGTTGAACACTGTCTTCTGTCTCGCCCCTCATCTACGAAGGGTTGCAACGGGACCCTTTGTACGGTGTCTCTCCTGCTTTTCAGCCAATAGTTTGAGATGAGGTCGTATCTCGTCAAAATGGGGGCCTTGCATTACAAGCTCGTCATCTCGATCCCACTCGATGAACCCGTACTCCGCTAATTTAGGCAGGTGGATGTGGTGCATACTAACCGAGTGCTCATCGGCTTCTGCAATCGTTCGAGAACTGGATAGATGTCTGTGAAGTAGGTTCTCGTCTGCTTCTGCAACCTCTCGGGAAATGCCGGACGGTTTTGAGACGCGTTGGGGATTGGAGAGTAATTTGACTAGTAACTGTCGTCGGTGGCTGTCCGCCAATGCGTCAAAGACATTATCATAATTGACCATTCTATATCCCTCGGCCTCAACTATGGTCTCTCATGATCTTAAATACGCATCATTTTTACGGTTCACTGTTGTTTTGATTAACTGAGTGATTAAGTGTGCCCCGTTCAGTTCGCACACTCTACTGAGCGGTTGATTCACCCGTCTCGACGTGACACAAACGATGTCGTGCTGAAATCATGCTCTGTATCTTGCACGCGCATTCCGTCAGCTATTGAATATATTCAGCGAGGCGTGCAAGATACACAGCGCGAATTCAGTATGCAGAATCCTCGAAAAAGTGTTCACGGTTCGGTTGGCGGAAGCGTAAACGAGAACGTCGATCCGTCATCTCGGTTTGAGTCAATCCAAATCTCGCCGCCGTGTCGTTCGACGATTCGCTCGCAGACTGCGAGGCCGATCCCTGTCCCTTCGTACTCCTCGTGGCTGTGGAGTCGCTGGAATACCTCGAAAACTCGGTCAGCCTCATCGGGATCGATGCCGATCCCTTCGTCACTGACCGAAATAATCCACTCGTCCCCCTCACGCATCGCGGAGATCGACACTCGAGGTTCCCGGTCCCCGCTGTACTGGAGAGCGTTGTCCAACAGATTCTG is part of the Halosolutus amylolyticus genome and encodes:
- a CDS encoding DUF2270 domain-containing protein, which encodes MGETSDRPDTQDDEVTADAGTDSEEFLSLLPHFYRGSVSQTVSAQDRLDRTTDWAITLIAALLSVVFASEDMPAYLLLIGLILLGMFLFFEVRRYRFYDVWRSQVRFVEENVFANAFDPAGAEHHPNWREEIGDDLRQPTFKVSYFEALSRRTRRVYALLFVVVGLAWVSKITLFSPESQWTEAAELPGIPGPVVVTALALFYIALFLIAFWPGKREAKGEIHEVEPGHWKEADDERD
- a CDS encoding DUF7344 domain-containing protein, with the protein product MVNYDNVFDALADSHRRQLLVKLLSNPQRVSKPSGISREVAEADENLLHRHLSSSRTIAEADEHSVSMHHIHLPKLAEYGFIEWDRDDELVMQGPHFDEIRPHLKLLAEKQERHRTKGPVATLRR